In the genome of Rhinolophus ferrumequinum isolate MPI-CBG mRhiFer1 chromosome 24, mRhiFer1_v1.p, whole genome shotgun sequence, one region contains:
- the PCDHB2 gene encoding protocadherin beta-2 translates to MEAGEGKERFQKQRQVLIFFVLLGIARAGSEPRHYPVAEEMESGSFVANLLKDLGLEVDELAARGPRVVSKGKKVRLHFDRQTGDLLLNEKLDREELCGPTEPCVLPFQVLLENPLEFFQAELRIRDINDHSPVFLDKEIILKISESITPGTAFLIERAQDLDVGSNSLQSYTVSPNSHFHLKLQDSPDGIILPQLVLDKALDREKQPEIRLTLTALDGGTPPRSGTALVRVEVLDINDNAPEFAKLLYEVQVPENSPIGSQVAIVSARDLDIGAYGEISYVFSQASEDTRKTFQINAKSGELLLRQKLDFESIQTYTLNIQATDGGGLSGSCVVFVQVMDLNDNPPELIMSTLTNEIPENLQETIIAVFSVSDPDSGDNGRMVCSIQDDLPFLLKPSVENFYTLVTNTVLDRESQADYNITITVTDLGTPRLKTQHNITVLVSDVNDNAPAFTQTSYTLFVRENNSPALHIGSVSATDRDAGANAQVTYSLLPPQDPHLPLASLVSINADNGQLFALRALDYEALQALEFRVGATDRGSPALSSQALVRVLVLDANDNSPFVLYPLQNGSAPCTELVPRAAEPGYLVSKVVAVDGDSGQNAWLSYQLLKATEPGLFGVWAHNGEVRTARLLSERDAAKHRLVVLVKDNGEPPLSASVTLHVLLVDGFSQPYLPLPEAAADPAQADPLTVYLVIALASVSSLFLFSVLAFVAARLCRRGRAASLGGCSVPEGHFPGHLVDVSGTGTLSQSYQYEVCLMGGSGTNEFKFLKPIVPNLLVQGDERVSEANPSFRDCFEFS, encoded by the coding sequence ATGGAGGCCGGAGAAGGAAAGGAACGCTTTCAGAAACAAAGGCAAGTCTTAATATTCTTTGTTTTGCTAGGCATAGCTCGAGCTGGTTCCGAGCCTAGGCACTATCCAGTGGCCGAGGAAATGGAGAGTGGCTCTTTTGTGGCCAATTTGTTAAAAGACCTGGGGCTGGAGGTAGATGAGCTAGCTGCGCGGGGGCCCCGGGTCgtttccaaagggaaaaaagtgcGTTTGCACTTCGATAGGCAGACCGGGGATTTGTTGTTAAATGAGAAACTGGACCGGGAGGAGCTGTGCGGTCCTACCGAGCCCTGTGTGCTACCTTTCCAGGTTTTATTGGAAAACCCCCTGGAGTTTTTTCAGGCCGAGCTACGGATTAGGGACATAAATGATCATTCCCCGGTTTTCctagacaaagaaataattttgaaaatttctgaaaGTATCACTCCCGGAACTGCTTTCCTAATAGAACGTGCCCAGGACTTAGATGTAGGAAGCAACAGTCTCCAAAGTTATACAGTCAGCCCCAATTCCCATTTCCATCTTAAATTACAAGACAGTCCCGACGGCATAATATTACCACAGCTGGTGCTGGACAAAGCGCTGGATCGCGAGAAACAGCCTGAGATCAGGTTAACCCTCACAGCGCTGGATGGCGGGACTCCACCCAGGTCTGGCACCGCCCTGGTCCGCGTTGAAGTCTTGGACATCAATGATAACGCCCCCGAGTTTGCAAAACTGCTGTATGAGGTGCAGGTTCCGGAAAACAGCCCCATTGGATCCCAGGTTGCCATTGTCTCTGCTAGAGATTTAGACATTGGAGCCTATGGAGAAATATCTTATGTATTTTCCCAAGCCTCTGAAGATACTCgcaaaacttttcaaataaatgcaaaatcgGGAGAACTCCTTTTAAGACAGAAACTGGATTTCGAATCCATTCAGACTTATACATTAAATATTCAGGCGACAGATGGTGGGGGTCTTTCTGGAAGTTGTGTGGTGTTTGTCCAAGTGATGGATTTGAATGACAACCCTCCGGAACTGATCATGTCAACACTTACCAATGAAATCCCAGAAAACTTGCAGGAGACCATAATCGCTGTATTCAGTGTTTCAGATCCTGACTCAGGAGACAATGGAAGGATGGTTTGCTCCATCCAAGATgatcttcctttcctccttaaaccttctgttgagaatttttacacgCTCGTGACAAACACAGTCCTGGACAGAGAGAGCCAGGCCGATTACAACATCACGATCACCGTCACCGATTTGGGGACCCCCAGGTTGAAAACCCAGCACAACATAACCGTGCTGGTCTCCGACGTCAACGACAACGCCCCGGCCTTCACCCAAACCTCCTACACCCTGTTCGTCCGCGAGAACAACAGCCCCGCGCTGCACATAGGCAGCGTCAGCGCCACAGACAGAGACGCGGGCGCCAACGCCCAGGTCACCTACTCGCTGCTGCCGCCACAGGACCCGCACCTGCCCCTGGCCTCCCTGGTGTCCATCAACGCCGACAACGGGCAGCTGTTCGCCCTGAGGGCGCTGGATTACGAGGCCCTGCAGGCCTTGGAGTTCCGCGTGGGCGCCACGGACCGCGGCTCCCCTGCGCTGAGCAGCCAGGCGCTGGTGCGCGTGCTGGTGCTGGACGCCAACGACAACTCGCCCTTCGTGCTGTACCCGCTGCAGAACGGCTCTGCGCCCTGCACCGAGCTGGTGCCCAGGGCGGCCGAGCCGGGCTACCTGGTGAGCAAGGTGGTGGCGGTGGACGGAGACTCGGGCCAGAACGCCTGGCTGTCGTACCAGCTGCTCAAGGCCACGGAGCCCGGGCTGTTCGGCGTGTGGGCGCACAACGGCGAGGTGCGCACGGCGCGGCTGCTGAGCGAGCGCGACGCGGCCAAGCACAGGCTGGTGGTGCTGGTCAAGGACAACGGCGAGCCGCCGCTGTCGGCCAGCGTCACGCTGCACGTGCTGCTGGTGGACGGCTTCTCGCAGCCCTACCTGCCGCTCCCGGAAGCGGCGGCCGACCCGGCCCAGGCCGACCCGCTCACGGTCTACCTGGTCATCGCGTTGGCGTCGGTGTCGTCGCTCTTCCTGTTCTCGGTGCTGGCGTTCGTCGCGGCGCGGCTGTGCAGGAGGGGCAGGGCCGCCTCGTTGGGTGGCTGCTCGGTGCCCGAGGGCCACTTTCCGGGCCACCTGGTGGATGTCAGTGGTACTGGGACCCTTTCCCAGAGCTACCAGTATGAGGTTTGTCTGATGGGAGGCTCAGGTACCAACGAGTTCAAATTCCTCAAACCGATTGTCCCCAACTTACTTGTTCAGGGTGACGAGAGGGTTAGTGAAGCAAACCCCAGTTTTAGGGATTGCTTTGAATTCAGTTAA
- the LOC117016427 gene encoding protocadherin beta-3, with product MAESEMEAGGKRFLRQRQVLFLFVFLGGSLAGSESRRYSVAEEKERGFLIANLAKDLGMSVGELAARGAQVVSKGSKQYFQLNHQTGDLLLHEKLDREELCGPTEPCILYFQILLQNPLQFITNELQVIDVNDHSPVFFENEMQLKILESAPPGTVIPLGNAEDLDVERNSLQNYTITPNSYFHVLTHNRRDGKKYPELVLDKTLDREEQPELSLTVTALDGGSPPRSGTVQIHILVLDINDNAPEFTQSLYEVQVLENSPLNSVIVTVSASDLDTGNFGTISYAFFHVSEEIRKTFQLNPITGDIQLVKYLNFEAINTYEVDIEAKDGGGLSGKSTVIVQVVDVNDNPPELTLSSITSPIPENSPDTVVAVFSVSDLDSGDNGRMMCSIENHLPFLLKSSIENFYTLVSQGALDRESRAEYNITITVTDLGTPRLKTQHNITVLVSDVNDNAPAFTQTSYTLFVRENNSPALHIGSVSATDRDAGANAQVTYSLLPPQDPHLPLASLVSINADNGQLFALRALDYEALQALEFRVGATDRGSPALSSQALVRVLVLDANDNSPFVLYPLQNGSAPCTELVPRAAEPGYLVSKVVAVDGDSGQNAWLSYQLLKATEPGLFGVWAHNGEVRTARLLSERDAAKHRLVVLVKDNGEPPLSASVTLHVLLVDGFSQPYLPLPEAAADPAQADPLTVYLVIALASVSSLFLFSVLAFVAARLCRRGRAASLGSCSVPEGHFPGHLVDVSGTGTLSQSYQYEVCLMGGSGTSEFKFLKPILPNGLVQDAEQN from the coding sequence ATGGCAGAAAGTGAAATGGAGGCCGGAGGGAAGCGATTTCTTAGACAAAGGCAAGtcctgtttctctttgtttttctgggtGGGTCTCTGGCTGGGTCCGAATCGAGACGCTACTCTGTGgctgaggagaaagagaggggctTTTTAATAGCCAACCTAGCAAAGGATCTGGGCATGAGTGTAGGGGAACTGGCCGCTAGGGGGGCCCAAGTTGTGTCTAAAGGGAGCAAACAGTATTTTCAGCTCAACCATCAGACCGGTGATTTGCTCCTGCATGAGAAATTGGACCGGGAGGAGCTATGCGGCCCCACAGAGCCATGTATactgtattttcagattttactGCAAAACCCTTTGCAGTTTATTACAAATGAGCTCCAGGTCATAGACGTAAATGACCATTCTCCAgtattctttgaaaatgaaatgcagCTGAAAATCCTAGAGAGCGCTCCACCAGGAACAGTAAttcctttgggaaatgctgaggACTTGGATGTGGAAAGAAACAGTCTCCAAAACTACACGATCACTCCTAATTCCTATTTCCACGTTCTCACACACAATCGTAGGGATGGAAAGAAGTACCCAGAACTAGTACTGGACAAAACTCTGGACCGTGAGGAGCAGCCCGAGCTCAGTTTAACCGTCACAGCGCTGGATGGCGGGTCACCGCCCAGGTCTGGGACTGTCCAGATCCACATCCTGGTCTTAGACATAAATGACAACGCCCCAGAATTTACACAGTCTCTCTATGAGGTTCAAGTTCTAGAGAACAGCCCCCTTAACTCTGTTATTGTCACTGTCTCAGCTTCTGATTTAGATACGGGAAATTTTGGAACAATATCGtatgcattttttcatgtttctgaagAAATTCGCAAAACTTTTCAACTAAATCCAATTACTGGTGATATCCAACTAGTCAAATACTTGAATTTTGAGGCGATTAATACTTATGAAGTCGACATAGAAGCCAAAGATGGCGGAGGTCTTTCGGGAAAATCGACAGTGATAGTTCAGGTGGTTGATGTGAATGATAACCCACCAGAACTGACTTTGTCGTCAATTACAAGTCCTATCCCGGAAAACTCGCCAGACACAGTGGTGGCCGTTTTCAGTGTTTCCGATCTAGACTCAGGAGACAATGGGAGAATGATGTGTTCCATTGAGAAccatctccccttcctcctgAAATCATCCATAGAGAATTTTTATACCCTAGTATCCCAAGGAGCGTTGGACAGAGAGAGTAGAGCCGAGTACAAcatcaccatcaccgtcaccgaCTTGGGGACCCCCAGGTTGAAAACCCAGCACAACATAACCGTGCTGGTCTCCGACGTCAACGACAACGCCCCGGCCTTCACCCAAACCTCCTACACCCTGTTCGTCCGCGAGAACAACAGCCCCGCGCTGCACATAGGCAGCGTCAGCGCCACCGACAGAGACGCGGGCGCCAACGCCCAGGTCACCTACTCGCTGCTGCCGCCACAGGACCCGCACCTGCCCCTGGCCTCCCTGGTGTCCATCAACGCCGACAACGGGCAGCTGTTCGCCCTGAGGGCGCTGGATTACGAGGCCCTGCAGGCCTTGGAGTTCCGCGTGGGCGCCACGGACCGCGGCTCCCCTGCGCTGAGCAGCCAGGCGCTGGTGCGCGTGCTGGTGCTGGACGCCAACGACAACTCGCCCTTCGTGCTGTACCCGCTGCAGAACGGCTCTGCGCCCTGCACCGAGCTGGTGCCCAGAGCGGCCGAGCCGGGCTACCTGGTGAGCAAGGTGGTGGCGGTGGACGGAGACTCGGGCCAGAACGCCTGGCTGTCGTACCAGCTGCTCAAGGCCACGGAGCCCGGGCTGTTCGGCGTGTGGGCGCACAACGGCGAGGTGCGCACGGCGCGGCTGCTGAGCGAGCGCGACGCGGCCAAGCACAGGCTGGTGGTGCTGGTCAAGGACAACGGCGAGCCGCCGCTGTCGGCCAGCGTCACGCTGCACGTGCTGCTGGTGGACGGCTTCTCGCAGCCCTACCTGCCGCTCCCGGAAGCGGCGGCCGACCCGGCCCAGGCCGACCCGCTCACGGTCTACCTGGTCATCGCGTTGGCGTCGGTGTCGTCGCTCTTCCTGTTCTCGGTGCTGGCGTTCGTCGCGGCGCGGCTGTGCAGGAGGGGCAGGGCCGCCTCGTTGGGTAGCTGCTCGGTGCCCGAGGGCCACTTTCCGGGCCACCTGGTGGACGTCAGTGGTACTGGGACCCTTTCCCAGAGCTACCAATATGAGGTGTGTCTGATGGGAGGCTCAGGTACCAGCGAGTTCAAATTCCTCAAGCCGATTCTCCCCAATGGTCTGGTTCAAGACGCAGAACAAAACTAG